TTGTTGCTGTTATTATTTCCTGTACTGGTTTAGGGAATACTTCAACCGGGAAAGGGTTTTTCTTTGCCTCCTTTTCCTTAGTTGTTACGCTCTTTAATTTCTCTACGTGGTCAATAATCTTTTTAGGCTCAAAGAGATCGTTAAACTCCGGGTTCAATTTTCTTGCTTCCATTCCTAAAAAAGTTTTAATTGGTTCGACTGTGGAAACAAGTTCGGGTTTGTAGTCAACTCCTGTACGTAAGGATAACCAGTAATAGAACAACGTCTAATTTTTCTAACAGCTATTTTGTTTGCCGTCTTTAATCGACTTACATAACGGCAAATACTTTCACGTCTAACGCCCGTTATTTGTTCTGCTTCAAACATTGTCATTGACTTAGCGTTTAAAGCCTCATAAACACGGGTAAATTGTGTATCTTTGCCTTGTCCGTCGCCAAAAGGATTAAGGCTATTAGTGTAACTGCTCATAGCCTTATTTTTTTAGTTCGGTTAAACTTCCTAAAATTTCGCTTCGCTTGTAGTACCTTTTCCCTGCAATGCTATAAGCTTTCACCTTGGACTTATTAGTCCAATGCCAAAGGGTTGTTTCGTGAATTTGCAGTAGGTTTGCGGCTTGTTCTCTTGTTAAAAGGTCATCTTGTGCCTCCTTGTTGTGAAGATCCTTTTTAAACGCCTCTAATTGCGTTTTTACGCCCTCTGTAATTAGTTCCGCTAATTGTTCCGGGCTTGTTTGTAGAAATTGAATTGTACTCATAAGATGTTATTTTGATTATCTGAAACCAAAATTGCATCTAATGATTTGGTACTCTTTGCGTTACTGGTATCGTTTCAGTAACATTTTATTTTAGGTTGTTTTAGTTAGTTGTTTTTTAAAGTCTTCAGCTACTTCAATATCGTATTTTTGGCAGTATTGGTAAATTTCCTTTAGCTTATCAGGTTGAGAATAAATATTTTTATTGTCCGTTACCTTTTCAGAATTTGCAAAAGTTCGAGCAAAGTAATTTCTGTAACTACTATCAAAACCTAATTTACGTGCTACTTCTGAATAATTCTTACAGTCTTTATAAATTTTTTGGGCTTTCCCAGTGGCAAAAGTTAATCCAATTTTAAACCAAATATTCTCTTCTACTGGTTTTGTTTCTTTTTCTACTTGTGGAAAATTGAAATTAATTTCCTCCTTTAAAATTGGTAACTGGTTCTTTAGATCAAAGTATTTTTTTAGTAGCTTATGTATGTTCCAAAATTCATTTATTGTACCTGCTTCTTTTTCTGCAAAAAAATAGATATTATTTAGGTCTTCTTTAGTTGCAGTAAACTTATTGTTCTTGTAAATATTGGAAATATCGTATTTATAAATTTTCCTAAAGTGGCTTTCTGTTTTTCTAATTTCCTCTGAAGTTGAATTAAATTTCTTCTTTAAATATTCCGCTCTACTTGTTGAAGTGTTTAAAGTAAATTCCTGAAGTTCTTGTTCTAACTCCTCTTTATAAGCCTTAATCTGTTCCTGCTTCCATTTGTACTCCTCTTTTTGAATAAATCTTTCATTACAAGATGTTCGAAACTCTATTTCTTCAAAACAATTTTTTACCCATTCAGGAACATCAATTTTAAAGGCTTCAAACTGTTCTTGCAAATAATCCTTTTCACTTAACCTGTGCAAAGTGCCTTGTGATCTTAGAAAACCTAAATGATAAATAAAAGCGTCTAAATCTGCTTTTTCATTCCTTTCTTGTATTGCTTTTAGTACCTCTGAATAATTATCATAAAAAGGATTTTTATAATTCTTATTCCTGAAGTTTTTACGCGCCTTTTTGTCTTCAATATTGTAAGCATCAACAATTAATAAAAGTGCTTCGCCTGGGCTTAAATTTGTCATTTTGAAAAAGGTGTTTATTCAAAGTAATTAAAGGCGTCAAGGGCTAAATCTTTGTTGCTCTTCTTAATGTAGTTGAGAAACATTTTTTCGCTCCCGTGTCCTGTAATGTTTATTAGATAAGTTGTAGGTACTTTGCCGTAAAAGTTAGTCGCAAATGAACGTCTGCCAATGTGAGAAGATACTAACTCCCATTTTTCAAAAGTGTCTAATACGTCCCGGTAGTCGTTTTTAGTTGGTTTAACGCCCTTTGGTGCTATTGAAACGCGCCTTTTGCCCTTAACCTCATCTTTTATCTTTGCCTCTTTACAAACTTCTTTAATGTAGTCGTTATACCGTTGATCGGAAATAGGGCGTGGAAACTTGCCGTTCCTTTTCTCTAAAATTTCCCGTACCTCCTTTACAACAGGAATAGACATTTCTTTTTTGGTCTTCTTTTGTCTAAACTCTAATAAGGGTTTGCCGTTTTCGGTTCTTATCATTTCAGGCTTAAACCTCATAAAATCAGAAACCCTTTGCCCGGTGTAACAGCTAATTAAAAGCCAGTCGCGCGCATTGTCTAAATAGTCCTGTTTTAGATCAGCTTTTTTAACCTTTTCCAGTTCCTCAAGGTTTAAGTAAATGTGGTTCGCCTCTTCGCGCTGTAAGGTTATGCCGTCAAGTTGGTGGTGTGTTTTTACTCCTAAATACCGGGCGTGGAAACAGATCGTTTTTATTAGTACAAATTCCCGGTGTTGTGTATTTTGAGAATAGGCATTTTTATTGCTAAAATCTACATACGCCTTTTTAAAGTCTTCATTTACTTCATTGATTAAAATAGGCTTTCCCAGTTCCTTTTGTAACCGTAACATCTTGTTTTTGGTAACCTTTACTTTTTTCCTGTTTGCTTCGGTTATCTCATTTTTACGGTGCTCTAAATAGTAATCAATGTAACTAACAAGATCAGTAGGAATTATCTTTTGTTGTGGTGGGTTGTAATAATGTTCTATTGTGGTTTTTAACCAGTCCTTATTAACCTTTCCCGGTTGAGTAGAATTAAAGGCTTTTAATATGTGGTTTTCTAACGCTGCTAACTTGTTGTTTACTTCAGTTTGCAGGTTCTTAACTTCAATATCTTTTAAACGCTGTTTGCTGTGGTGGTTGTTCCAGTAATCCCGTGTAACCTCCAATTTAGTTTTACCTCCAATAGCAAAATCTTTGTCATTGTGGCGAAATAGTAAACGTAAGTTTAAAGGTGCTTTTTCCCGTGTAGATCGGTAAAGAAAATTAACAGTAGCCATACTTGTAATAATTTGAACAATACAAATCTATTAAATTTGTACGGTAGTTGTACGGTAAACTGCAATTAATTTCAAAGGATTAAAAACTTTAATAAAAAGTTAATTACCTTTAAACCCTTATAAATACTGAATTTATAAATAACTTTACAGGAAATTAGGGCGTTTAGAAAAGTTGAGGTTTTGCGCTTTAGTGTTGCCTCCGACTCCACAATCAAATGCAGCTAAGCTGCCAATTAAAACGGGAAAAACCTGCCAGGCTTTTTAGCTTGAGCAGGTTTTTTTCGTTTAAAGACGCTTGTCCCTTCGGCACAGTATAGTTAGCTGCATTTGCAGGACTGGATTCATTGAGGGAAGGCGCAGGCAAATTTAAACTTCTAATTATTCCTTTATCCTTGCAGCGAAACCTCAGAAACCAATTCTCCATATGCTTCAGCAAGTAATCTTACAGCTTCTCCCATTTCATTTTTGCTGAGATGGCCAAATCCCAATCTTAAAGCAATAAGATTTTGGTTTTGATAAAGACATGTACCGGGAATCAGGAGTCCCTTTTTCCTTGCTTTTTTTTGAAGATGATTCAATGAAAATGATTGATTAAACTGAATCCAGAAAGCCAGGCCTGATAAAGGTACACTAAATGTAATTTCACTTTTAAAGTGAGTATGGAGTAATTGGGCAAAGAATTTTTTTCTTTCACTAATTACATTGTGAAATTTCCTTTGATACCGATGCACGTCCCCCTGATGAATAATATCTCCCAGTGTCTTTTCCATCAAGAAATTGGGCCTGCCAAAAATATTAAGGTACTTTTTTCCTTCTTCCAAAAAGTCTTTTGGGGCGATTAAAAAGTGCATTTGAAACCCGGGGGTGAGGAACCTTCCAAATGCTCCGATATAGATGACCCGATTTCCGCCGTCCTTTCTATAGAGTGATGCCGACCTATCTTTTGGGAGGGAAAATTCAAAGTCGTCATCATCTTCAATCACAATAAAGTTGTATTGTTCCGCTAATTGGAGCAAAGCTGCCTTTCGCTCTTCAGAAAGAGGAACTGTAGTGGGGTACTGGCAACGAGGGTTGAGGTAAACGGCCCTAATCTCACCGGCTTTAAAGTGTTCCCTGATAAAATCAACCCTCATCCCGTCTTTATCAACAGGAATCGTCCTTAGCTGTGCACCTGCCTGACCAAAAATCATATTTGGCAGAAAATAACTCAGGTTCTCCACCAAAACAATATCCCCGGTTTTTATAAGTAACTGCGATAAGATGGAAAAAACCTGCTCCCTTCCCGAAATGGGCAACAAAAATTTTCTGGAAAGATGAAATCCCCTGGTGATATTCAGGTAATAACTGAGCTGGTCTCTAAAAAACAGATTTCCTTCGGTTGCCTGCTGCAATACATTGAACCAATTGGCCCTTTTAAGGACCGAGGCGAAAAAACGAGCCAATTCTTGCCCTTTGATAATCCCATAATCGGGTGTTCCATCGGTGAAATAAAGATCTTCACGATGCTCCAAGAAGGGAGTATCCAGAATAAATTCTTTCCTGAAAGTAAAGGCAGCCTTTTCGGGGGGTGACTTAAAAGCTCCGGAGCCGGTGGCCGCTACCGAAGACAGCTCCGCATTTTTTACAAAAGTACCTATGTTGGGAATGCTATTTATCCATCCCTGCTCTTGCAGCTCCACCAGGGAAGCCATAATTGTTTTTCTGTGAACTTGCAGGTCTTCTGCGATTTTCCTGCTTCCGGGGAGTTGATCGCCATCTTCCAGAAGGTTTGTTTTAACCGCATTAATAAACTGATACACTATTTGCAAATAGACCGGATCTTTCTTACTGCGATCTATTTTGATAAATGAATGAAAAGCAATGTTAACCGGACTACTCATTATTTTTAAATCGGACTAGCAAAGTTACCCCTTAAACCTC
This Salinimicrobium tongyeongense DNA region includes the following protein-coding sequences:
- a CDS encoding helix-turn-helix domain-containing protein, which produces MSTIQFLQTSPEQLAELITEGVKTQLEAFKKDLHNKEAQDDLLTREQAANLLQIHETTLWHWTNKSKVKAYSIAGKRYYKRSEILGSLTELKK
- a CDS encoding site-specific integrase, coding for MATVNFLYRSTREKAPLNLRLLFRHNDKDFAIGGKTKLEVTRDYWNNHHSKQRLKDIEVKNLQTEVNNKLAALENHILKAFNSTQPGKVNKDWLKTTIEHYYNPPQQKIIPTDLVSYIDYYLEHRKNEITEANRKKVKVTKNKMLRLQKELGKPILINEVNEDFKKAYVDFSNKNAYSQNTQHREFVLIKTICFHARYLGVKTHHQLDGITLQREEANHIYLNLEELEKVKKADLKQDYLDNARDWLLISCYTGQRVSDFMRFKPEMIRTENGKPLLEFRQKKTKKEMSIPVVKEVREILEKRNGKFPRPISDQRYNDYIKEVCKEAKIKDEVKGKRRVSIAPKGVKPTKNDYRDVLDTFEKWELVSSHIGRRSFATNFYGKVPTTYLINITGHGSEKMFLNYIKKSNKDLALDAFNYFE
- a CDS encoding aminotransferase-like domain-containing protein, translated to MSSPVNIAFHSFIKIDRSKKDPVYLQIVYQFINAVKTNLLEDGDQLPGSRKIAEDLQVHRKTIMASLVELQEQGWINSIPNIGTFVKNAELSSVAATGSGAFKSPPEKAAFTFRKEFILDTPFLEHREDLYFTDGTPDYGIIKGQELARFFASVLKRANWFNVLQQATEGNLFFRDQLSYYLNITRGFHLSRKFLLPISGREQVFSILSQLLIKTGDIVLVENLSYFLPNMIFGQAGAQLRTIPVDKDGMRVDFIREHFKAGEIRAVYLNPRCQYPTTVPLSEERKAALLQLAEQYNFIVIEDDDDFEFSLPKDRSASLYRKDGGNRVIYIGAFGRFLTPGFQMHFLIAPKDFLEEGKKYLNIFGRPNFLMEKTLGDIIHQGDVHRYQRKFHNVISERKKFFAQLLHTHFKSEITFSVPLSGLAFWIQFNQSFSLNHLQKKARKKGLLIPGTCLYQNQNLIALRLGFGHLSKNEMGEAVRLLAEAYGELVSEVSLQG